A genomic segment from Streptomyces antibioticus encodes:
- a CDS encoding NADH-quinone oxidoreductase subunit J, with amino-acid sequence MSAQLAAYSTSTGEAVQFWVLGTVAVIGALSTVLMRKAVHSALSLAGTMIVLAVFYLANGAYFLGIVQIVVYTGAIMMLFLFVVMLVGVTAADSLKETIQGQRWMALLCGLGFGILLFAGIGNASLTEFSGLAEANAAGNVEGLASLIFTKYVFAFEITGVLLITAAVGAMVLTHRERTERAKTQRELSEERVREGKHLPPLPAPGVYARHNAVDIAGLLPDGTPSELTVSATLRERGQIRDVSTEALADLKALEQRSQERLERSGGERPGLERKSRWSKEASK; translated from the coding sequence ATGAGCGCGCAGCTCGCCGCCTACTCCACCTCCACCGGCGAGGCGGTCCAGTTCTGGGTGCTCGGCACCGTCGCGGTGATCGGCGCCCTGAGCACGGTCCTGATGCGGAAGGCCGTGCACAGCGCGCTCTCCCTGGCCGGCACCATGATCGTCCTGGCGGTGTTCTACCTCGCCAACGGCGCCTACTTCCTGGGCATCGTCCAGATCGTCGTCTACACCGGCGCGATCATGATGCTGTTCCTGTTCGTGGTGATGCTCGTCGGTGTCACCGCGGCGGACTCCCTGAAGGAGACCATCCAGGGCCAGCGCTGGATGGCCCTGCTGTGCGGGCTCGGCTTCGGCATCCTGCTGTTCGCCGGGATCGGCAACGCCTCCCTGACGGAGTTCAGCGGCCTCGCCGAGGCCAACGCCGCGGGCAATGTGGAGGGGTTGGCCTCCCTCATCTTCACCAAGTACGTCTTCGCGTTCGAGATCACCGGCGTCTTGCTGATCACCGCCGCCGTCGGCGCGATGGTGCTCACCCACCGGGAGCGCACCGAGCGCGCGAAGACCCAGCGCGAGCTGTCCGAGGAGCGGGTGCGCGAGGGCAAGCACCTCCCACCGCTGCCCGCCCCGGGCGTGTACGCGCGGCACAACGCGGTGGACATCGCGGGCCTGCTGCCCGACGGCACCCCGTCCGAGCTGACGGTCAGCGCCACGCTGCGTGAGCGCGGCCAGATCCGGGACGTGTCCACCGAGGCGCTGGCCGACCTCAAGGCCCTGGAACAGCGCTCCCAGGAGCGGCTGGAGCGGAGCGGCGGCGAGCGGCCCGGCCTGGAGCGCAAGTCCCGGTGGAGCAAGGAGGCGTCGAAGTGA
- the nuoK gene encoding NADH-quinone oxidoreductase subunit NuoK, which translates to MNPVNYLYLAALLFTIGATGVLIRRNAIVVFMCIELMLNACNLSLVAFSRMHGNLDGQIIAFFTMVVAAAEVVVGLAIIVSLFRSRHSASVDDASLMKL; encoded by the coding sequence GTGAACCCGGTCAACTACCTCTACCTCGCCGCCCTGTTGTTCACGATCGGCGCCACCGGTGTGCTGATCAGGCGCAACGCCATCGTCGTGTTCATGTGCATCGAGCTGATGCTCAACGCCTGCAACCTCTCGCTCGTCGCCTTCTCCCGGATGCACGGCAACCTCGACGGCCAGATCATCGCCTTCTTCACGATGGTCGTCGCCGCAGCGGAGGTCGTGGTGGGACTCGCGATCATCGTGTCGCTGTTCCGCTCCCGCCACTCGGCCTCGGTCGACGACGCCAGCCTGATGAAGCTGTAA